A region of the Pirellulales bacterium genome:
GCCGGCGGACCCGACGCCAACGCATTCGGTATCGACCAATCCCGATCGTGCCAGCCCCAGGAGATCTGACCATCGGTCGATGGGTTGACGATCGCCACGATCTTCAGCCAATAGACGGTATTGGCTTGCTCGGCAAACGGAACCTTCAATTCGGAATTGTATTGATAAAGTGTGTTGCCGTCGGGACTGCCAGGATTGGGTATCGCCGCTTCGGTGAAGGTTCCTGATGCCGGCGCGAGCGCACCAAGCGTCACGATTTGCGACGAAAGCACCTGCCCTGGATGGCTGAAATTGCCATTCGGGCCGGCGGGAACATCCGACTCGAACGAGATCAGGAATTCCTTGACGCCGGTGCCCGTAAATCCTTGCAGATACGATCCCCACCACTGGACATGGACGACCGGTGTATTGAACTTATCGGCGAAATCGTCCGCCATGTACTCGCCTGAGTAACCCAGGGGCGACACTACTCGGATAGATCGTGCTGACTTCGTCATGCCCCGGGAAACCGCCGCCGGCGGCATTCGCTACCAGTGGCAGGTTTTGAAATTTCAATGTTTCGCCGGGCAGAGGATCCGCCTTGACGATCAGATTCGATAGCGACAAGAAAGCGACCAGGACTAGCGTCAGTGAGAGTGCCTGCGACTTCATGATCAGTACCCCTTGTGAGAAACGCATGGTGTTTGCGACCCGCGGACGAACCGTCGCGGCTGAATAGCCGCGCCATGCGGCGCAAGGGAGAAGTCTTCGCGGAAACCAACTAGTGGGCCGGCGCGTGGCGGACAGGTTCGACGGTCATAGACCGCGCACCCTGCCGCTCGTGAGCCAAGCCAGGTTCCCTAGAGAGTGACGCCGCTTGCGACGCGCGACAAATTGTCAGTGGTGTCTGCTCGCATTAGCGCATCTTCCCGTCGGTCAAGATCCGCAGCCGAACGGTCCAACCCGTTTCGCGCGGAATATTACGGATATCGCGCACGCTCAGCCCTCGCGGCTCAAAAACGAAAGCCGCGCAACCAACCGGCGTGCCACGAATGCATCACGGCGAAAACGACGGCCCCGTGGCATGCCCCACACGCCAAATGAATTACTACGCAACCTCTTCCCTGCACGAACCCAAACTGCCGAGCGTGACCGACGGCCAAATCGAGATGCCGTCGTGAGGCGCTCGTACGCGCGAGGACAACTCTCGCCAGTGGCGAGAGACGTAGCTCATGGCGCTGACAGTACCAATGTCGTTGTGGCGCCGTCAAGAAACATCTGGTGAGATTCTGCTCTGAAGTTCAACTTCCGAGTCAGCGGCTCGTTGGCTGTAACATCCGCCGGCGATTCGATTGCGTTACATCGAGCTGGGTTGGTTCTGTATTGCCACTCTCTTGCGTTTGATTGCCAATTGATGGCGCAGCGTGGCAGCGCGATATTCAACTCGTCGAGCCAGTCCGGAGGCAGTGGAGGACTCTCATCGACATTCAAGATCTCAAGCTCCGCGAGTTGCTGTAACTGCTTGAGCCCGGCCAGTGTGTAATTGCTACCAGTGATTGAAAGCCTTCAGCAATACGACGGTCGAGAAATGTATCTGCCGCCGAGGCCGTGCGGTCGAGAGCGGATTTGATTCTTGTAGCGATCGTTACATGGGGTCATTTAACTCAGAATCATTCCGCCGGACGGGATTGGCGTTTGGCCCGACGTATACATCGAAAACGGATGAAACCGCGGATGAATCTCCCGCTTCTAATCCAGGCCGATCGGGGGCTGAATCTTACTCCCTTTCGGCAGCTTGCAGTCGCGGCCTTCGACAGGCAAACTGGGGGCCAGAGGCTCGACAGGTGCGTGCGTCGCTCATGCACCCGGTGCCCCGGAAATGGCTATTCCTCGCATGCGATTTTTGCAAATTGTCCTTCTTCTCCTGGCGTCCTGTAATCTTGCGCGCGCTGAAGATCGCCCCGACATCGTCCTGGCCGATTTCGAGGGGGATGATTACGGCGTCTGGCGCAGCGAAGGCGAAGCGTTCGGCACCGCGCCGGCGCGCGGCACGTTGCCCAACCAGATGGCGGTCAGCGGATTTCTCGGCCAAGGGCTGGTAAATTCCTTTCGCGGCGGTGATGCCACGCAAGGAACGCTCACTTCGCCCCCCTTTGCGGTCGAGCGCCGGTATATCAACTTGCTCGTCGGCGGTGGGCATCACCCCACCGAGACGAGTGTCGATCTGGTGGTCGATGGTCGCGTCGTCGAAAGCGCCACCGGCCCCGCCGCGGGGGGCGGAAATGAACACCTGGATTGGCAAAGCTGGGACGTCCAGGATTTGGCGGGCAAGCAGGCGGTGATTCGGATTGTCGATCGCAACACGGGCGGCTGGGGGCATGTGCTGGTCGATCAAATCGTACAAAGCGATCGTCGCCTGGCTGCCGAGCCCGCCAGCCGCGACATGCCCGTCACAGCGCACTATTTGAACCTGCCGGTGCGGACCGGCGCGCCGCCACGCCACGTACGTTTTACGGTCGACGGACGAACGGTGCGAGAATTCGATATCGAACTTGCCGATGCCATAACGTCGACCACGAAATCGGTCGCCGCGCCGTTGAAAATGCAGCCGAAGATTCCTCCAGGCGCAATATCGCTATGGGGGCCGACCGATGTTTCGGTATTCCGCGGCAAGACCCTGCGTATCGAGGTCGACGCCCTTCCGAAAGGCTCGCAGGCACTGGAACTGGCAACGATCGATGACGAACCACGCGTGCTAGCGCCAATCTATCACGAAAAGCAACGGCCGCAGTTTCACTTCACCGCGCCGCGCGGCTGGCTCAACGACCCGAACGGCCTGGTCTACTCGGCCGGCGAGTGGCATTTGTTCTACCAGCACAATCCCTATGGCTGGAATTGGGGCAACATGCACTGGGGGCATGCGGTCAGCGACGACCTAGTCTCGTGGCGCGAATTGCCGATCGCACTCTCTCCGCGCCGCTACGGCGACTGGTGTTTTTCCGGTAGCGCCGTGATCGATCACGACAATACCTCCGGCTTCAAGAAGGGGGACGGCGACCTGTTGGTGCTGGCGTACACCAGTACCGGCCGCGGCGAATGCATTGCCTTCAGCAATGACGCCGGCCGCACGTGGACGGAGTTCGACGGCAACCCCGTCGTCAAGCATCAAGGGCGCGACCCGCGCCTGGTATGGCACGCGCCGACCAAACGTTGGGTGATGGCCATCTATGACGAGACCGACTCCAAACGCTGGATCGCGTTCTACACGTCCTCGGATTTGAAAATTTGGGAATTCGCCAGCCGCATCGAGGGGTTCTTCGAATGCCCCGATCTTTTCGAGATCGCCAGCGACGACGATGAAACGGTCGCCCGTTGGGTGCTGTATGGCGCCGACGGCAAGTACGTGCTCGGTCAGTTCGACGGTCGCGTATTCACGCCGGACACCGAAAAGCAACAACTGTGGCACGGCAACTTCTACGCGGCGCAGACGTTCAGCGACGCGCCCGATAATCGCCGCGTGCAGATCGGTTGGGGACAGGGAATCACATTTCCCGGCATGCCGTTCAATCAACAGATGACGGTGCCTGTGGAGTTAACATTGCGTTCGACGTCGGCAGGCCCGCGACTATTTGCCTGGCCGGTCGACGAGCTGGAATCGCTGCGGTCGACGTTGCACGCCTTCGGCGATGTCCGCGTGTCGCCCGACGAGAATCCCCTGGAAGACATCACGGGTGAGTTGTTCGACATCGAGGCCGAGATCGATCTGGGGGACGTGCACGAGTGCGGCTTCACGGTCCGCGGCGTGCCGGTAACTTACAACGTTGAACGGCACGAACTGTCGTGCGGTGCCCATAAGGCGCCGCTGCTGCCCGCCGATAACGTGATCCGCGTGCGATTGCTGGCCGACCGTGGCTCGATCGAGATCTTCGGCAACTCGGGCGAGATGGCCCTGTCGAGCGCCGCGGCCCCGGCTGCCGAGAATCGTACCCTCGCGTTCTTCACACGCGGCGGCCGGGCGAGATTACGTTCAGTAACGGTCTACGAACTGCGCTCAGCGTGGTAAGCCAGAACACTGTCTAGGCAGCCAAGATTTAGGAAGCCGGTGGTGCGGCATCGATTGAGATGTCCGCGGTCTCTTCTCCGGCTACGCACGTGGCCAGCACCAAATCGCCCGAGACGTTCAGCACCGTCCGGCACATATCGCACAGACGGTCGACACCCAAGATAACGGCGATTCCCTCGGGCGGGACGTTGACGCTGCGCAAGACGACCATGATCAGCGGGATCGAGCCCCCTGGCACTCCCGCGGTGCCCACACCGGCCAGGATCGACATGAGTACGACCTTGAACTGCTCGGCGACCGTCAAATCCTGGTTGAAGACTTGGGCCAGAAAGAGCACGACCACGCCTTCGTAGAGCGCCGTACCGTTTTGATTGCCCGTCGCGCCAACGGTCAGCACAAACCGCGAAATCTCCGGCGGTAGCCGCAACTTCTCGCGCGCTACGCGCAGCGAGATCGGCAATGTCGCGTTCGACGAAGACGTGCCGAAGGCGGTCAGCGCGGCGTCGGAAATATCACGAAAGAACTGCCAGGGATTGCGCCTCGCTACGCCGACCAGCACGAGCGAATAAACGACGAACATTTGGATCGACAGCCCCAGCACGACCGTCGCCACGAACCAGAAGAGCGTAGCCAGTACCTCGGGACCCTGTCGCGCCGTGATGCCAAAGACCAGGCAAGCTACGCAGTAGGGCGCTAGCTTCATGGCCAATCCGATGATGACCATGCTGACATCAAAAACGCCTTCGAGCACGCTGACCAACGGCCTCGTGCGTTCCGGACTCATCGCCAGGGCAATACCCAGCATGAGCGCGAAGAACATCACGGCCAGCATGCCGTTTCCCTTCGAACTACCGTCCAGGGCGCCGACCATCTCTTGCAGCGGATTCTCCGGAATGATGTCCAGCAACGTGTTCGACAAGGACTTCGCCGCTTCGGCCTTCTTTTCCGCCGATTCGACGTCCTTCGAATAATGCGCGAGCAACTCGATGCGTTGCTCCTCGGAGAGCCGCTTGCCTGGCTGGATAAGGTTCACCAGTCCCAGCCCGATCGCGACCGAAGTGGCCGAAAGAATAAAAGTGAACAGCAACGTTCGCGCGCCCACACGTCCGAGTCGCCGCAGATCACCCAGTTCGAGCACGCCGAGTGCCAGCGCGGAAACCACAAGCGGCAGCACGATCATGAACACCAGCCGCAGGAAGAGGCGGCCGATCGTGTCGGTCCATTCGAGAACCTTGTCCATCGGCAGCGAATCGCGAAAGTAATTCGCGACCGCGCCGCAAACCGCGCCAATCAACAGACCGATCAGAATGCGTGTGTGCAGCGGCCAGCGACGCCGCGCGGCGGTTGGCTTCGTCTCTTCAACCGCGGCCGTGTTAGATTCCTGCGGATTCATCAAGGACAGGCTGCTGCAATAATAGAGGGGTGAATCGGCTTTCCGAGGGCATTTTGCCCGCAGCATTGTAGCCACCCTCCCTCGCAGTCGCACTACCGGCGGCCGAATTCGCGCAGTAGACTTTGGGACCGAGTGGGCCACGTCGCAGCGGCCCACCGTCGCTGGCGCACGCCGCGCGCGAACTACTTCCCAGGATCGTGGTCACGCATGGAATTCCTGAAATATCTGATCGATCTGGTCCTGCACTTTGACGACCATCTGCTGCAATTCATCGCCGATTACGATAAATGGACGTACCTGATCCTGTTCTTGATCATTTTTTGTGAAACTGGCTTGGTCGTGACACCGATCCTGCCCGGTGACTCGCTGCTATTCGCCGCCGGGGCCTTCGCGGCCATGGGCAAGCTGAATATTGCGTTGCTCTTTTTTCTCTTGGGCGCGGCGGCTGTCCTGGGTGACGCCGTGAACTACGCGATCGGCAATTTCATGGGTCCCAAAGTGCTGCAGCGCGACGGACGCTTCTTGAAGCGAAAGTATCTCGAACGGACGCACCAGTTCTACGAACGTTATGGTGGCAAGACGATCATCCTGGCCCGGTTCGTCCCCATCGTCCGTACCTTCGCGCCGTTTTTAGCCGGCGTCGGGAGCATGTCGTATTCGCAATTCGCCAAATACAACATCGCCGGCGCCGTGCTGTGGATTTCCTTGTGCTTGTTCCTCGGCTACGGTTTCGGAAATGTTGAGTGGGTGCAGAAAAACTTCGAAGTCGTGCTGCTGGCGATCGTCGTCATCTCGGTGCTTCCGGCCGCGTTCGAGGCCTGGCGCGTCTGGCGACATGGCGACGGCAATCCGCAGGCGGCCGGGGTGCCCAACGCCCGAGACTCGGAATCCTAAGGGCCGCGCGAGCGCGACCGGAATTCGCGATGAGATCAGCGCATCTTTCCATGCAGGAGTTTGTCGACCTCGCGCAGCGCGTGATCGGCGAACTGGGTGATCCTTTCAAGCACTGGCTGGAAAATGTCGTCGTAGACGTCCAGATCGAGCCCACGCGAGAAATGCTCGAGGACGTCGGGCTCGACCCGGACGAAGAAACGCTGCTGGGCCTGTTCACCGGCCTTGCCGTGACCGAGCAGGAATACGGCGAACATGCCGCGAACCAGATACTGCTGTTCAAACGTCCCATCGAAGAGGTCTGCCGCAGCCGGGCAGAGGTCGCGTACGAAATCCGCCGCACGCTGATTCACGAACTGGCCCATCACTTTGGGTATTCGGAGGAGGACCTGGCGGAGTACGAGGCGCGGCAGAGCCCTTTTGATCACGACGAAGGCGAACCCGGCTGACCCAGCGGTTGTCATGCGGACGGGCGACGCGAATGATTAGTTCCGCTCACAGGATTCACGCCCAAACATGCCTACACCAACCGACGCGACTACTGACTCTTCCCGACCCGCGCAAACCTGGGATGCATCGCTCTACGACGCACGCCATTCCTTCGTCTATAAGGCAGCCGCCGGCCTGTTAGAGCTGTTGGCTCCTCAGCCGGGCGAGAAGATCCTCGACCTGGGCTGCGGCACCGGTCCGTTGACGGCGCGAATCGCGGAGAGCGGAGCCAAGGTGCAGGGGCTCGATGCATCAGCCGATATGATTCGCGAAGCGCAGCGAAATTTTCCCGCGCTCGACTTTCGGGTCGCCGACGCGCGGACTTTCACCGTCGCCGAGCCGCAGGACGCGGTGTTCAGCAATGCCGTCCTGCACTGGGTGCATCCCCCGGCGGATGCCGTTCGCGCGATTGCCGCGGCGCTACGTCCTGGCGGGAGATTCGTCGCCGAATTTGGCGGGCGCGGCTGCGTAGCACGCATGATCGCTGCGGTGAACGAAGCCCTGGCCGGCGCCGACGTGAAGCGACAGTGGTTCTTTCCCAGTGTCGGAGAGTACACGCCGCTACTGGAAGCTCACGGTTTCGAAGTTCGTTTTGCGACGCTATTCGACCGTCCCACGCCACTCGATGAAGGGGGTGAGGGATTGCGCAATTGGCTGCGGATGTTCGCCGGCGCGTATTTCTCGGCCCTCGACGAGACGCGGCGCGAAGCGGCCTTTCAGGCAGTCGAGAATCGTTTGCGTGACGAACTGTGGCAGGACGATCGCTGGGTTGCAGACTACCGGCGCATCCGCTTCGTCGCCGTGAAGCTATCGTGATAGGTACTGCACAAGAGGGGCGAGCTGCACGCCAAGCGCTCGGCAAGTCGTCGCGATTCATCGCCTGATCCCTGCCTTGTCACATCGTCCACCGTGAGGTAAGTTCGCGCTGTGGGGCGGGCCAAACCCGCGACGGAACGTAAATCCTTGAGAGTCAGGCACGCATGGCAACCGGCGCGGTGGTAGGGAACCTTGCCCCCGATTTTGATTTGCCGTCGACGTCGGCCGCGGGTCGAAGCCGTTTGGCCGATTATCGCGGCCGCTGGCTGGTGCTGATCTTTTATCCGCGCGATTTTTCGCTGGTGTGTCCGACCGAACTCTCAGCGATCGGCGCCCGCCTCGCGGAATTCCAAAAGCAAGGGTGCGACGTGCTAGGCCTTAGCGCCGACACGCTCGATTCGCATCGCCGCTGGATCGCTACGCCAAAAGCACAGGGAGGCCTGCAGGGACTGAGCTATCCACTGGCCAGCGATGTCGAAGGGAGCACGTGTCGCAACTACGGCGTGTTCCTGGAAACGCAACACGTGGCCCTGCGCGGCTTGTTCATCATCGATCCCAACGGCGTCTTGCAGTTCCAGGTCGTTCACAATCTCAGCGTGGGGCGCCGGACCGAAGAGATCTTGCGCGTGCTTGCGGCCCTGCAAACCGGTGGGTTGTGCGCCGAAAATTGGAGCCCCGGCGAAACGACGATCGAACCTGCGCAGCGACAGTTGGGGCCAGGCAGCGTGCTGTCGCACTATCGGCTGGAAGAACAGATCGGCAGCGGCGCTTTCGCCTCGGTATTTCGTGCGCTGGACACGACGTTGCACCGTCGCGTAGCCCTTAAAGTGCTGAAGCTCGAAAGCGGCATGACCGTGGGAGCGATCCTGGCCGAGGCACGAATCGCCGCGGCACTAAACCACGTCAACGTCTGCACGGTATATAGCGTCGATAGTAGCGAAGGGGTGCCGGTGATCGCCATGGAGTACCTGGCTGGCCGGCCGCTGGCCAAGATCATCGAAGATGGACCGATGGTCGTCGAGCAGTGTGCAAACCTTGCGCAACAGGTCGCCGCCGGGATGGCCGCGGCACATGCCAGCGGCACGGCGCATGGTGATCTGAAACCGGCCAATATCTTCGTGACCGACACGGGGGTCGTGAAGGTGCTCGATTTCGGCCTGTCGCATCGCAGCCTCCCGCCGTTGAAGCCCGAGGATACGACCGAAATCCTTGGCGCCGGGTCGGGCGGAATGGCAGGCACGCCGTGCTATATGTCCCCCGAACAAGCCGACGGCGAGCGGCCTTCTCCGGCTGCCGACGTCTTCGCATTCGGCGCGACCCTGTACGAGATGCTCGTTGGCGTGCGCGCCTTTGATGGCGACAATGTCTTACAGGTATTGAACCGCATTCGTAACGTCGACGCGGACGCGCTGGCCCAGCGATTAGCGCCACCTTTTTCATCCATCGTGCGGCGCGCGTTAACCCCTGATCCGCAATTGCGCGACATCACAATGCGTGAAATTGCCGACGAGCTTGCGACATGGACGCAGGCGTAAGCCGCGCGCTCGTGAACTCATCGGCAAGAACGCCGCGACAGAGCAAATCCTCTTCTTGCCGCCAGTAGAGAAGGCCAGGGTCAAGCCATGACACCCAAAATCCTTGTTCGCGAGGCGATCATCGACGATGTGGGCAGGATCGTCGAATTCAATCGCCAACTGGCGCTTGAGTCCGAAGAGAAGGACCTCGATCCGGCCATTCTTACGCTCGGCGTTGAGCGCGCCTTGAGTAAGCCGGAAATGTGCCGCTACTTTGTCGCCGTCCTCGGCACCGAGGTGGTCGGCCAGACGATGATCACCTACGAATGGAGCGACTGGCGCAACGGCGTGTTTTGGTGGATTCAAAGCGTTTACGTACATCCGCGCTATCGGGGCGGCGGTGTCTTCCGCGCTTTGCACGATTACATCAGCACGCTTGCCAAGGCCGCCCCGGACGTCTGTGGGCTGCGACTTTACGTCGACCAGCAAAATCACACCGCGATGGCGACCTATCGTCGCCTGGGAATGGCGCCATCAGGACACTTGCTCTACGAAAGTGACTGTTCGGGCGTCGTGAAACCCGTAGCAAAGCCGCACAGCAGCCCCTAGGCCGGGCCGACGTGACCGGTAACAAAGCGCTCGGCGAAGAATAGTCCGGCATAGACCTTGGGGTCGACCAGGCTTCCCTCGTCGCGCCGCTCGTCCAGCCAACGCGGCACGCGCGGCAGTGGAACTGTGTGAACCGTGATCTGCTCGCTTTGCACTCCCCCGCCGGCGCCGCGCCGCTCGAGCCGGGTGGCAAGCAGAAACGTCACGACCTCGGACGCCATGCCGGCCGACGGAGGACCTGAGGTCACCTCGCGCAGGTCCAGCGCGTCGTAGCCGGTTTCTTCCAGCAGTTCACGGCGGGCCGCGCTTTCGACTGTTTCATCGGCGTCGTCTTGCGAGTCGCCGATCAAACCGGCAGGCAGTTCCACCACGCGGCAATGAACAGGGATCCGATATTGCTCGATGAGTACCAGGCAACCGTCAGTCGTGACAGGCACGATGACAACGGCGCCCGGCGAGTTTGTACGGCGAGCGAACTCCCAATGCCCTTCGCGGACAAGCTCGAGGAATTCACCCACGACCAACGTGCGGGGAGGGGCTGATGTTTCGGTCATTCCCGAGAGACTTCTTGTTTCTGGAAATCGGC
Encoded here:
- a CDS encoding GNAT family N-acetyltransferase, which gives rise to MTPKILVREAIIDDVGRIVEFNRQLALESEEKDLDPAILTLGVERALSKPEMCRYFVAVLGTEVVGQTMITYEWSDWRNGVFWWIQSVYVHPRYRGGGVFRALHDYISTLAKAAPDVCGLRLYVDQQNHTAMATYRRLGMAPSGHLLYESDCSGVVKPVAKPHSSP
- a CDS encoding metallopeptidase family protein yields the protein MQEFVDLAQRVIGELGDPFKHWLENVVVDVQIEPTREMLEDVGLDPDEETLLGLFTGLAVTEQEYGEHAANQILLFKRPIEEVCRSRAEVAYEIRRTLIHELAHHFGYSEEDLAEYEARQSPFDHDEGEPG
- a CDS encoding glycoside hydrolase family 32 protein, which produces MRFLQIVLLLLASCNLARAEDRPDIVLADFEGDDYGVWRSEGEAFGTAPARGTLPNQMAVSGFLGQGLVNSFRGGDATQGTLTSPPFAVERRYINLLVGGGHHPTETSVDLVVDGRVVESATGPAAGGGNEHLDWQSWDVQDLAGKQAVIRIVDRNTGGWGHVLVDQIVQSDRRLAAEPASRDMPVTAHYLNLPVRTGAPPRHVRFTVDGRTVREFDIELADAITSTTKSVAAPLKMQPKIPPGAISLWGPTDVSVFRGKTLRIEVDALPKGSQALELATIDDEPRVLAPIYHEKQRPQFHFTAPRGWLNDPNGLVYSAGEWHLFYQHNPYGWNWGNMHWGHAVSDDLVSWRELPIALSPRRYGDWCFSGSAVIDHDNTSGFKKGDGDLLVLAYTSTGRGECIAFSNDAGRTWTEFDGNPVVKHQGRDPRLVWHAPTKRWVMAIYDETDSKRWIAFYTSSDLKIWEFASRIEGFFECPDLFEIASDDDETVARWVLYGADGKYVLGQFDGRVFTPDTEKQQLWHGNFYAAQTFSDAPDNRRVQIGWGQGITFPGMPFNQQMTVPVELTLRSTSAGPRLFAWPVDELESLRSTLHAFGDVRVSPDENPLEDITGELFDIEAEIDLGDVHECGFTVRGVPVTYNVERHELSCGAHKAPLLPADNVIRVRLLADRGSIEIFGNSGEMALSSAAAPAAENRTLAFFTRGGRARLRSVTVYELRSAW
- a CDS encoding dicarboxylate/amino acid:cation symporter, translating into MNPQESNTAAVEETKPTAARRRWPLHTRILIGLLIGAVCGAVANYFRDSLPMDKVLEWTDTIGRLFLRLVFMIVLPLVVSALALGVLELGDLRRLGRVGARTLLFTFILSATSVAIGLGLVNLIQPGKRLSEEQRIELLAHYSKDVESAEKKAEAAKSLSNTLLDIIPENPLQEMVGALDGSSKGNGMLAVMFFALMLGIALAMSPERTRPLVSVLEGVFDVSMVIIGLAMKLAPYCVACLVFGITARQGPEVLATLFWFVATVVLGLSIQMFVVYSLVLVGVARRNPWQFFRDISDAALTAFGTSSSNATLPISLRVAREKLRLPPEISRFVLTVGATGNQNGTALYEGVVVLFLAQVFNQDLTVAEQFKVVLMSILAGVGTAGVPGGSIPLIMVVLRSVNVPPEGIAVILGVDRLCDMCRTVLNVSGDLVLATCVAGEETADISIDAAPPAS
- a CDS encoding redoxin domain-containing protein — encoded protein: MATGAVVGNLAPDFDLPSTSAAGRSRLADYRGRWLVLIFYPRDFSLVCPTELSAIGARLAEFQKQGCDVLGLSADTLDSHRRWIATPKAQGGLQGLSYPLASDVEGSTCRNYGVFLETQHVALRGLFIIDPNGVLQFQVVHNLSVGRRTEEILRVLAALQTGGLCAENWSPGETTIEPAQRQLGPGSVLSHYRLEEQIGSGAFASVFRALDTTLHRRVALKVLKLESGMTVGAILAEARIAAALNHVNVCTVYSVDSSEGVPVIAMEYLAGRPLAKIIEDGPMVVEQCANLAQQVAAGMAAAHASGTAHGDLKPANIFVTDTGVVKVLDFGLSHRSLPPLKPEDTTEILGAGSGGMAGTPCYMSPEQADGERPSPAADVFAFGATLYEMLVGVRAFDGDNVLQVLNRIRNVDADALAQRLAPPFSSIVRRALTPDPQLRDITMREIADELATWTQA
- a CDS encoding DedA family protein, with translation MEFLKYLIDLVLHFDDHLLQFIADYDKWTYLILFLIIFCETGLVVTPILPGDSLLFAAGAFAAMGKLNIALLFFLLGAAAVLGDAVNYAIGNFMGPKVLQRDGRFLKRKYLERTHQFYERYGGKTIILARFVPIVRTFAPFLAGVGSMSYSQFAKYNIAGAVLWISLCLFLGYGFGNVEWVQKNFEVVLLAIVVISVLPAAFEAWRVWRHGDGNPQAAGVPNARDSES
- a CDS encoding NUDIX hydrolase, with the translated sequence MTETSAPPRTLVVGEFLELVREGHWEFARRTNSPGAVVIVPVTTDGCLVLIEQYRIPVHCRVVELPAGLIGDSQDDADETVESAARRELLEETGYDALDLREVTSGPPSAGMASEVVTFLLATRLERRGAGGGVQSEQITVHTVPLPRVPRWLDERRDEGSLVDPKVYAGLFFAERFVTGHVGPA
- a CDS encoding methyltransferase domain-containing protein, yielding MPTPTDATTDSSRPAQTWDASLYDARHSFVYKAAAGLLELLAPQPGEKILDLGCGTGPLTARIAESGAKVQGLDASADMIREAQRNFPALDFRVADARTFTVAEPQDAVFSNAVLHWVHPPADAVRAIAAALRPGGRFVAEFGGRGCVARMIAAVNEALAGADVKRQWFFPSVGEYTPLLEAHGFEVRFATLFDRPTPLDEGGEGLRNWLRMFAGAYFSALDETRREAAFQAVENRLRDELWQDDRWVADYRRIRFVAVKLS
- a CDS encoding PEP-CTERM sorting domain-containing protein (PEP-CTERM proteins occur, often in large numbers, in the proteomes of bacteria that also encode an exosortase, a predicted intramembrane cysteine proteinase. The presence of a PEP-CTERM domain at a protein's C-terminus predicts cleavage within the sorting domain, followed by covalent anchoring to some some component of the (usually Gram-negative) cell surface. Many PEP-CTERM proteins exhibit an unusual sequence composition that includes large numbers of potential glycosylation sites. Expression of one such protein has been shown restore the ability of a bacterium to form floc, a type of biofilm.), producing the protein MADDFADKFNTPVVHVQWWGSYLQGFTGTGVKEFLISFESDVPAGPNGNFSHPGQVLSSQIVTLGALAPASGTFTEAAIPNPGSPDGNTLYQYNSELKVPFAEQANTVYWLKIVAIVNPSTDGQISWGWHDRDWSIPNALASGPPAVSPGEHVAGVLPSGLTVNHFQDDAVAGAMNLQPFTTPVPGPIDSGLVFQQLGTPQNYVAPFDGPASVPGQVPGIDTFSKDLAFALYTRVPEPTSAIMLIVGVAGLMALRRRGIR